A region of Solanum dulcamara chromosome 7, daSolDulc1.2, whole genome shotgun sequence DNA encodes the following proteins:
- the LOC129893773 gene encoding vesicle transport v-SNARE 13-like, whose protein sequence is MSQVFEGYERQYCELSANLTKKCNSATILDGEQKKQKVSEIKVGLDDAEALIRKMDLEARSLPPNVKATLLAKLREYKSDLNNLKTEVKRITSANANQAARDELLESGMADANMVSADQRQRLMMSTERLNRSSDRIRDSRKTMLETEDLGVSILQDLHQQRQSLLHAHDTLHGVDDNISRSKKILTTMSRRMSRNKWIIGTIIAVLVLAILLVLYFKLAH, encoded by the exons ATGAGTCAGGTGTTCGAAGGATATGAAAGGCAGTACTGTGAGCTTTCAGCTAATTTAACGAAGAAATGCAACTCAGCTACTATCCTCGATGGAG AACAAAAGAAACAGAAAGTGTCTGAAATAAAAGTTGGCCTAGATGATGCTGAAGCATTG ATTCGCAAAATGGACCTAGAAGCTCGGAGTTTACCTCCAAATGTTAAAGCCACACTTCTTGCCAAGTTGAGAGAATATAAGAGTGATCTGAACAACTTAAAAACTGAAGTGAAAAGAATCACATCAGCAAATGCAAACCAAGCTGCAAGGGATGAATTGTTGGAATCGGGAATGGCGGATGCTAACATG GTGTCTGCTGATCAAAGGCAAAGGTTGATGATGTCAACAGAGAGATTGAACCGTTCAAGCGACAGGATCAGGGATAGTCGAAAGACAATGCTAGAAACCGAGGATCTGGGGGTCTCAATTCTTCAAGATTTGCATCAACAACGTCAGTCTCTTCTGCATGCACATGACACG CTTCATGGAGTGGATGATAATATTAGTAGGAGCAAGAAGATACTGACTACAATGTCAAGAAGGATGAGCAGGAACAAATGGATCATCGGCACTATCATTGCTGTCTTGGTCCTGGCTATCCTATTAGTTCTCTACTTCAAGCTCGCCCATTAG